AAACTGACAGACATAAGGTGAAGCTAGAAAGCGACAGAGATCTACAAATCCTCTCTAATGAAGAACAGTGTATATCAGATGAAGACAACCAAGGAGCCAGAATCAACCAGAGTATTCTGTCAGAATCACAAAATAAAGGTGTAACCGCTGAGGTGGACTTGCAAATGCATCGCAGTCAGAAGACGGCCTTGCCCAAGCCGGCAGCTGCCCAAGCAGCCGCCTCTTCCCCCCCAGGGAGGCCGCCCCTGCCTCTCGCCTGCGCTCTGCAGGCCCCCGCCAGCCCGCAAGAGAGCCTGCACAGCAGCTTCCTGGGGCTGGGGCCTCTCAACCCTGCAGGGGCCATGCCTGAAGCTTCTAGCGCAAGAAATTCCTCTGGGTCACCAATGcccaaagaacatttaaaatcttCTCCTGTCTCCAACACTGAAGCAAAGGCCCAACCCGAGTCACCCTCCTCCGTGACATTCTTTGAGTTAGAAGCCACTGTAAGCGTCCAGCACCAACTCCAGCAGAGCCCCCCCGAGCACCGCACGCCAGGAGCCGGCTTCGGCGGGAGCGTTGGTGAAGACTCCGTTGAGGAGGGTGAACCGTCAGGATCCGGGCACACACCTCACCCTGCAGCCTCCCTGAGCCCAGACCGTCCACCCGCATCCTCACACAAAAGTAAGAGAGTCTGGAGCTCTATTCCTGGAGGGGGCTGTGGGTGTGTGGGTGCGTTCTGTTAATCTCTTTCCCAAAATAGCAAAGGAGGGTGAGTTCATCTAGCTGCCAAAATCTGTCCTGTAGTATCTAAGGAAATGGTTTGGGGCACTCTCGTTTCTAAGAAGGGACTGACCAGGTTCCTACCGTAAGCAGTCGGCACCTCAGCAGGTGATGCTGCTCACGCGGTGCCCGGCCGTGGACTCGGCTCTGGCCCAGCCTTAACTACCCAGTTTGTGGCACAGGGATCAGCAGAATCCACCTCAGTCCAGCCGCAGCATTTTAAGATAACAACTGATCGTGTAAAAAACAACTTGGTGCGAGCAGGGGAATCTCTAGGTGTTGGCTCTAGAACCCTTTTCAATCTACTCCTCCTCAGCCCTGGAAAAGTCCCAGGCGAGCAGATGGAGCTTTTCAGCAATCCAAGAATTAATTTCTCATGCTACATCGAACTAGGTAGATGATGTATTGCCATGGCAACTTGAGAGAGAACCCAACTGGAATCCTGGcagtcctttttaaaaaaaaattacaattttactcatctttttgttcttctttacTATCCACCCCTAACTTTTGGTTAATGCTTTTATCTCACACCGAGAGCTCTCCTGCTCTGAAGAGATTTTTGTAAAGATGAatgctttgaaatacattttgcacAACGCCTCGTACACCACTCTGAGCACACGAAATGGCTGATGCTTAGTCCCGGGGCGGATCACAAGATCCACGTAGGGGCCAACTCCCATCTATTCGAGCAGAGCAGAGTTTGGCCCCCACAGTCACCACAAACGACACGCCGGGGTAGTTGCAGATCGGGGAAAATGTATCGAGTCCATTTGGGGTGGTTTGGGCTTCCTGGCCAGCGCCGCGGGCTCagagctgctgcccctggctACGCGGTGGCCCCACGAGCGCGGCCCCACGAGCAGGCTCAGGGCCAGCCCCAGAGGCAGCCCCGGCCAAGTTCAGTGCCGGGCCAAGCCACCACCGACGGTGCCACTCTCCTGCCCCATCGCTGCCTGAAGGGCCCCTAGGACCTGCACCACTGCTTTCCACCCCACAACATCCAATCTCATTAGGAGTGTGTTCCCTCCCATTTAAGCATAattcaaaaagaaagaatatcTTAAATTTACCTCCATGGTGGTCGGCAGGCCCACCAGCCAAGTGACCACAGCAAGAAAGGGGAGAGTCCTGTCCCTGCCGGGGCTGGCGCTGCTGGGCGCTGCTGGTTGGGGACACAGAGCTAAACCAGAGCTTTCAGAGAGGGGGTTTGTGAAAGTCCTGTAATCTCCAAATTCCTTTTAGAAGGAAGGTGAAGGTTGTTCTGCATCTCCTTATAGTTCACTGATCTCCTTGTAAGTTCTTGCTGTCCACAAAGCTGTGTCTTATCTTTCAGATGTGttgaagaagggagagaaaaagagaaaccgTAACACTGGCGATATAAAAGTTTTCAAAGACTGGCTGGTTTTACATTACCCTTCTGAAATATGTGAGATCTACGAGCTGCCACCCCAAGACCTCGATAATTACCTGGCCTCCTTCTACAGTTGTGCAAAGAGACAGAACGGCGCAGATTTTTCTGCCAGTTCTTTGCACTTGTTTCAGAGCAACATAGAGAGATACCTGAAGGATCACAACTACGGGTACAGCGTGGTTAAGGGGTTGGAATTCAGAGCGGCCCAGGAAGCCTTCAAACTAAAGCATCAGCACCTGTctcagcagcagagggagggcaAGTGGAGTGTTGTGGAGAACCTGACAGATGAAGATGTGGAAGGTCTTCGTAAGAAGGGGTTTGTAAGTAGGATGCACCCTCAGGGCTTTTTGCACCTCATGTTCACAACCATCATTAGGGCGTTTGGGGCAAGTACGCACAGTCAGGGCAATGCTCTGTACTGGGGACAGCTCGTGCTGAAAAAGCAGGAGGGCGAGCTGGAGTACTTGGCCTGGAAGGATGGTCTGAGCGCAGAGGTAGACCCGGGGGAGGCGGGTCTGCGTCTCTTTGCCAAGCCCGACGACCCGGGGACCTGCCCGGTCACAGATTACAAGGAGTacgcccggcggcggccgccggacATGCTGCATGACCACGACCCGCTTTACCTGGCTCCCAAGGCCCTGTGCTCCATGTGGGACCAGGTCTGGTACAGCAGGAAGTCCCTGGCAAAAGCCAGAATAGAAAAGATCTTGAGGGTTATTGTCCAGCAAGTCAAGGGGTCTGTGAAGAAGTCCAAGAAATAAAGGCGCCTGTTTAGTTCCGCTGCGCCACTCTTGTTAGGAGTCTGTTTGGAAGTGATCTTGGAGAGGTGTGAGTGGCAGTAGCACCGCTCGAGGAGAACGTCCTCCTCTTGGGTCGCGCCTCAGAGCAGAAGTCATCCACAGATCTGCATCACCTTAGCGTTCAGGTTAAGTGTAAAACTTCCATTGTTCTTTACATTAGTGGAATTGATAGTTCAGTAAGTTAAAGATGAGAATTTTAGGTTTCACATTTGTCAAACAAGTTAATATTCTGCTCTATTACTAATGACCTGATAAACCACGGGGAGGGCTCGGTGGCTGACCAGCTCGGCGTTTAGAGCCTGCGGGGAGCTGGCGCTCGTACGCAGCGTTTGGTCTCTAGCAGGAGCCCACGGTAAGGAGAGGAGCAACACGAGTTAGTTCTGGGGTGGAAGGAGAACGACGAAACGCCGTCTTTGCCAGCTGCTGATCCGAATCTCATGGGAACGCGTTCAACAAGGTTTATGTCGTTTCTCTTAGTGAAAGATTTGTAGCTTTAAGAAGTTGTGactgtgtttttaaaagttatttaaaatggCTCACAGCGTTGAAAGGTTTCATGGCAAGTGCTCTCCCCAGAGTGCTAAACCCAGCTGCAGAAATACGCTTCGGTAGATGTGGTCGACTTTCTTCAGCTGTTCAGGTCCTGTCCCGTTGATATTCTGCCCTGAGCCCAGGCAAGTTGCTGGGTTGCACTGTTGGCATAACTCAATAAAAAACGTTTTACTCAGCCCTGTTTGTCTCTTCTATAAAGATGAAGCCAGCAACCCCAGCCTGGCAGGGGACGTTCTTCCGACGCGCCAGCGCGTTCACTCCTCCTGCTGGGGTTTCTTCCGCTCAGCCCGTCGTCGTTCAGCGTCGCGGCGCTGACCCCGAGGAGGATTTGGGCCCTTTGGGATCCCACGGAGCCCGCGTTCGTGGTTTCTTAACAAGGTCTTTGTGGCCAAACCCTTTGCCAGAATTGGCCCTGTTCAAGCAACATTTAATATCACCAAATACCTTATAGATGTTTAAAGAGCCataaagaaagagaaactcaCCTAATCCAACGCTGGGCTGGAGCCTTCCAGCCGCCCTCGCGCTGCCGAGCCCAGAGGACGTCGCAACCGCCGCCGCCACGGCTGCAGGGCCCGGAGCCAGAGCAAACCCCTCCTGCGGGGCTGGGCGCCACTCACCCGCCGAGGGCACCACCGGCTCAGGCTTTGCGTTCCTCTGCGCTGACCTGTTTAGTCCCTAACGAGTCCAGACTCAGGCAGCACGATCAGCCGGCAGCGTTGGCCGAGTCCTGCCCCAGcgcaggggcagcccctgggcCTCGGGGGGCTACAAGGGAGATCAGGGGGAGGAGGGGACGGGCAACCAGGGAGCCAAAGTCCCAGAAATAACAGAGGAGCCGGCGAAGCCGCGACCACCGCCCGCAGCGCCCGCAGCCGGCGCCCTTCCCGCGGCTTCGCAAAGCCcctttttctgttcctctgctcGCACCGAGTTTTGTCCCTCGCTCCACCGGCGGTTCAGGGACCGGAGGGGAGGCGGCAGCAGGGCACTGCCCGTGTCCCGCCGTCACggccagcgctgctgctgctgctccgggCCCTGAGCCCAGCTCAGCCGCACCGACATGGGCACGGCTGGGGGGGGCGGCACCCCCTGTGCCCTGGAGCGCAGCCTTTGCCCTCCAGAGCTCGGCCTTTGCCCTCCAGAGCTCGGCCTTTCCCTTCCAGAGCTCGGCCTGCCGTGACCGGGCTCCACCGGCCCCACGTTCGCGCGTGGGTGCTCGGGGCTGCGCTGCCGGCGCTCGCCGGGAGCCATCTAGCGACagcgggggggcgggcagcggggggggggcgggcagc
The Strix uralensis isolate ZFMK-TIS-50842 chromosome 27, bStrUra1, whole genome shotgun sequence DNA segment above includes these coding regions:
- the LOC141935604 gene encoding uncharacterized protein KIAA1958 homolog, with amino-acid sequence MNKSVRDGRCGDAGSLYRDLSRLVTWAHSHGTICDQIPALETAQNVGHPSKDNSVLWMCALGHAYCWQCEEIYGRGREENEAVEKRKRLVSSEASSGEANLDEKRFRMTPSFGRAKADAVSRGSCSSSPGVPQQKDNTICVIDNEPPPGLSRKNSKSMKSGFAAEQHLSSSGDEVKTDRHKVKLESDRDLQILSNEEQCISDEDNQGARINQSILSESQNKGVTAEVDLQMHRSQKTALPKPAAAQAAASSPPGRPPLPLACALQAPASPQESLHSSFLGLGPLNPAGAMPEASSARNSSGSPMPKEHLKSSPVSNTEAKAQPESPSSVTFFELEATVSVQHQLQQSPPEHRTPGAGFGGSVGEDSVEEGEPSGSGHTPHPAASLSPDRPPASSHKNVLKKGEKKRNRNTGDIKVFKDWLVLHYPSEICEIYELPPQDLDNYLASFYSCAKRQNGADFSASSLHLFQSNIERYLKDHNYGYSVVKGLEFRAAQEAFKLKHQHLSQQQREGKWSVVENLTDEDVEGLRKKGFVSRMHPQGFLHLMFTTIIRAFGASTHSQGNALYWGQLVLKKQEGELEYLAWKDGLSAEVDPGEAGLRLFAKPDDPGTCPVTDYKEYARRRPPDMLHDHDPLYLAPKALCSMWDQVWYSRKSLAKARIEKILRVIVQQVKGSVKKSKK